The Helianthus annuus cultivar XRQ/B chromosome 11, HanXRQr2.0-SUNRISE, whole genome shotgun sequence region AACAACAAATACGTATGAGCAGAGTCCATTCAAACTATAAAACCTAATGTTATTTTCTATTTATGTTTTTAAATTGTGGAATATGATACCCAACTAGTTTAAACTATGGCATAAAGCATATATTTTTTAGAATGTTATAAATCAAAAGGTCAACCTAAGTACCCGccaggttgacccgaacacaACCAGCTTAGCTAACTGCATATGTACATTAGACCCGAAACTGACCTGGACCCGTTTAGACCACCTAAACCCACATATCTTAATTATCTAGTGATTCTTGTTTCAATACTACACATTTCCCTTTGCATATCTTTTTGTAGCTATTAGCTAATATTATAAAATAGGATAAGTAGGTTACCTATATATAGAACCAAAAAACCTGCATACTCTCATCCAAAACCTCAAAGTCAAATTATCTTCTTCAACCCAAattacacacaaaaaaaaaaaaaaaaaaaagaaaaaaaaaaaacaccaaaatCCCAAATGGCACGATATCAAAAAACCAACACAATCTTAATGATCCTAGTGATCACAATGGCTGCCCTATATGGAAGCTCAATGGCTCAATCTTCAAGTTGCACAAGTGTTTTAGTTAGTTTGTCTCCATGCCTAAACTACATTTCGGGCAACACATCGACACCATCATCAGGATGCTGCACCCAACTGGCTAGCGTGGTCCGGTCACAGCCACAGTGCCTGTGTCAAGTTCTTAATGGCGGTGGCTCGTCTTTGGGGCTTAATATTAACCAAACTCAGGCTCTTGAGTTGCCTAAGGCTTGCAATGTCCAGAAACCACCAACCAGTCAATGCACTGGTAATGATCTAAACATTTAGTTACCGTATTTTTATTCAAACTATTGTCACATGATAAATACATGTCGAATTCAAATTTTGATACTACAATATTGTGATACAATTTGAAATGATCCAGAGGTGATCTCAAGTGTTAAGAAAAGTCAACTGGTGATTTATGATATGTTCTAAAAGTCCACACTTTAGTTGATCCAAATATGTTATATGTCAAAATGGGCGGGTGGGCTATGTAACACAGTCAAACGGGTAATATTTTGTACCTCTCATAAGGGTCGGGTTTAACATACACTTTTTATTCATAAAAGTATTTTTGAAATTTGTAGTGAGTCAAATATGCtaaaataattata contains the following coding sequences:
- the LOC110886267 gene encoding non-specific lipid-transfer protein-like protein At2g13820 — encoded protein: MARYQKTNTILMILVITMAALYGSSMAQSSSCTSVLVSLSPCLNYISGNTSTPSSGCCTQLASVVRSQPQCLCQVLNGGGSSLGLNINQTQALELPKACNVQKPPTSQCTAASPTNSPSGTTPSSSPGSPSGTGTETKTVPSTDNGSSDATSIRFTTIPIIFLIFVATYAMAF